The proteins below are encoded in one region of Ostrea edulis chromosome 3, xbOstEdul1.1, whole genome shotgun sequence:
- the LOC125675062 gene encoding E3 ubiquitin-protein ligase TRIM71-like has protein sequence MDPVRGAQHVLLCDSCETEPLQSHCELCHINLCIVCVDKHLSDFSKEHNVVSYINRISTLNYQKCLHHTKKRCELYCEKCDIPVCSTCVTSGKHKGHDVSDVQKKLSSKTQEVQKDLEELETRIYPRYEEIVSDIRSQKTELETNCRKLTTAADQQEEVWHREITAIVNQRKSDIAEMKSKHLDVLDKHTDEITHKIKELRQIIEDLKKILISNDVTRKSFYKSRNSEFRRLPPTVQVILPNFSPQEINTDQLKEMFGSLSSLCITKKHGYTMKSPEAVSSPPVKPLLDNPRITATLDTGYRSFSVTCASDNEIWTRGYDKTMKLHNLEGKLLTSIPTESGNTPQDIAMTRDGDLVYTDTETRTINIVKNKQIQTVVTLQGWGPRNICSASSGDLLVTMISDDNELTRKQKVVRYTGFTETQTIQFDDQGQPLYSSDVPTYISENRNMDICVADYKAKAVVVVNQSGKLRFRYTGHPSDTKESFNPVGITTDSQSHILTADCDNHRIHILDQDGQFLRYIHNCGLRGPWGLCVDTRDNLFVTEFTDNGVRDSVRQFHHYRLLSQGSRTAR, from the exons ATGGACCCGGTTCGCGGTGCCCAGCATGTCCTACTATGTGACTCCTGTGAAACTGAACCCTTGCAGAGTCATTGTGAACTTTGTCATATTAATCTCTGTATTGTCTGTGTCGATAAACATCTCTCAgatttttcaaaagaacacAACGTTGTGTCCTATATAAATAGAATTTCTACCCTTAACTACCAAAAATGTCTACACCACACCAAAAAGCGCTGTGAACTTTACTGTGAAAAATGCGACATTCCTGTCTGTTCAACCTGTGTCACCTCGGGTAAACATAAAGGACACGATGTATCAGATGTGCAGAAAAAACTTAGCTCTAAAACACAAGAAGTACAAAAAGATTTGGAAGAACTAGAGACAAGAATTTATCCCCGATATGAAGAAATTGTCTCCGATATCCGAAGTCAGAAAACCGAGTTAGAAACGAATTGCAGGAAACTGACAACAGCAGCCGACCAACAAGAAGAAGTCTGGCACCGAGAGATCACCGCTATTGTCAACCAACGGAAATCGGACATTGCAGAGATGAAAAGCAAACATCTAGATGTTTTAGATAAACACACAGACGAAATCACACACAAGATTAAAGAACTGAGACAGATCATTGAGGACCTGAAGAAAATACTGATCTCCAATGACGTCACCAGAAAATCGTTTTACAAATCTAGAAATTCCGAATTCAGAAGACTACCTCCTACAGTCCAAGTAATATTACCAAATTTCTCTCCTCAGGAGATAAACACGGACCAGCTCAAagaaatgtttggttctctaTCATCATTATGCATTACAAAAAAACATGGCTACACAATGAAGTcaccagaagctgtatcgtctcctccagtcaaaccccTGCTTGATAATCCGCGAATCACCGCCACCTTAGACACTGGGTATAGGTCATTCAGTGTTACCTGTGCCAGTGATAACGAAATTTGGACTCGTGGTTATGACAAAACCATGAAGCTTCACAACCTCGAGGGCAAACTACTAACATCAATCCCAACCGAGTCAGGGAACACGCCACAGGACATAGCAATGACaagggacggagatcttgtttatactgacacGGAAACAAGAACTATTAACATAGtgaagaataaacagatacaaaCCGTggtcacactacaggggtggggACCGCGCAATATCTGCAGTGCCTCCTCTggtgatctcctggttaccatgatcagtgatgatAACGAACTGACCCGGAAACAAAAGGTTGTCCGTTACACTGGCTTCACCGAAACACAaaccattcagtttgatgatcagggtcaaCCTCTCTATTCATCTGATGTCCCTACATACATCAGTGAAAACAGGAACATGGATATCTGTGTTGCTGACTATAAAGCTaaagcagtagtggtggtcaatcagtcaggaaaactccgatttagatacactggtcatccctctgaTACCAAGGAATCATTTAATCCagtcggcatcactacagacagccagagtcacatcctgacagcagactgtgacaatcaccgtatccacatcctagatcaggacggacagttcctccgttacattcacaaCTGTGGTTTACGAGGTCCATGGGGTTTATGTGTTGACACCAGAGACAACTTATTTGTGACAGAGTTCACTg ACAATGGAGTCCGTGATTCCGTACGTCAATTTCACCATTACCGCCTGTTATCGCAAGGAAGCCGCACGGCAAGGTAG